Proteins encoded together in one Procambarus clarkii isolate CNS0578487 chromosome 67, FALCON_Pclarkii_2.0, whole genome shotgun sequence window:
- the LOC123767553 gene encoding CD82 antigen codes for MAAVMFLRKAMRYYRLWIYTCNAVLLVSVFVFVGVALSVASHPYLTLVPALPAYHPTLLYGYVALLLQAGVLQALGCVGALRLSQKLLNIYWLLLLFLLLGDVVVGLVWLYRFSHLTEGLRPYARSTLLNHYGKDADVTDAWDTLQTAAKCCGVAGPRDYNTTWWENRHPHVYIKLPASCCVKNDSEGATSASRQFTYPQADQAARHVDPYQRGKSNSDHSKSHARPENQPGRAYERNLTCGDADDKDYHAKGCAPHLEKWLLNSAETLMILGFCVIAFIKLCFVGILRFEIQEMIQKIKVLQGDNPCVPNPEIAAALGMMSPEKPGECGGLLSSGGGDGDGSGREHGRRGDAQGDAESAAATPLTQPRLNHLSSHTDGAESDTNSHCALITDTPVRRPQPDKRKPNGNNNDVTELRELRHVRQTQI; via the coding sequence ATGGCCGCGGTAATGTTCCTACGCAAGGCAATGCGTTACTACCGACTGTGGATCTACACGTGCAATGCCGTCCTGCTCGTGTCAGTGTTCGTCTTCGTGGGCGTGGCCTTGAGCGTGGCATCGCACCCCTACCTGACACTGGTGCCAGCGCTGCCTGCCTACCACCCTACGCTTCTCTACGGCTACGTGGCACTGCTGCTGCAGGCGGGCGTCTTGCAGGCGCTGGGCTGCGTAGGGGCGCTCAGACTCTCCCAGAAACTACTCAACATCTACTGGCTgctcctgctgttcctgctgctgggaGACGTTGTGGTGGGGCTGGTTTGGCTCTACCGCTTCTCCCACCTCACGGAAGGTCTGCGCCCCTATGCTCGCTCCACTCTGCTCAACCACTACGGTAAGGACGCAGACGTCACGGACGCCTGGGACACCCTCCAGACGGCGGCCAAGTGTTGCGGTGTGGCGGGGCCGCGGGACTACAACACCACGTGGTGGGAGAACCGTCACCCACACGTCTACATCAAGCTGCCGGCGTCGTGCTGCGTCAAGAACGACAGCGAGGGCGCCACGTCTGCTTCCCGCCAGTTTACCTACCCGCAGGCAGACCAGGCAGCGCGCCACGTGGACCCCTACCAGCGCGGCAAGTCCAATTCAGACCATTCCAAAAGTCACGCGCGCCCCGAGAACCAGCCGGGGCGTGCGTACGAGCGTAACTTGACTTGTGGGGACGCTGACGACAAGGACTACCACGCCAAGGGCTGCGCCCCGCACCTGGAAAAGTGGCTGCTGAATTCAGCAGAGACGCTCATGATACTGGGCTTCTGTGTCATAGCATTTATTAAGTTGTGTTTTGTGGGTATTTTACGCTTTGAAATACAAGAAATGATTCAGAAGATAAAAGTGTTACAAGGAGATAATCCATGCGTGCCGAATCCCGAGATCGCGGCGGCCTTGGGCATGATGTCGCCGGAGAAGCCAGGTGAGTGCGGCGGCCTGCTCAGCTCTGGAGGCGGCGACGGTGACGGCTCCGGCAGGGAACACGGCAGGAGAGGCGACGCCCAAGGCGACGCCGAGTCTGCCGCTGCCACACCTCTCACCCAGCCTCGCCTTAACCACCTCTCTAGCCACACTGACGGGGCGGAGTCCGACACCAACTCTCACTGTGCGCTCATCACAGACACGCCCGTGCGCCGCCCGCAGCCTGACAAGCGCAAGCCCAACGGCAATAACAATGATGTTACGGAACTGCGCGAGCTTCGACACGTACGTCAGACACAAATATGA